GCTGGCTGCAAAAACAACACGGCAAGACTCCGAAAGTCGGGGTCGGCCCAGCAGGATGGGTCTGGGGAGGCTGGAGACTGGAGAATGAGTCTGTTAGGGGAGggacccaaaaaaataaaaataaaaaaatcattacGCATGCCTGAATCtcgaaaacaaacaaaattttaaCAGTAAACGAACGAACAAACGAACAAAACAAACCCTCGTTACTAATCGGGGTCGGGATACCTTACTCTTAtgttgggtttaaaaaaaaaaagaattagtctCACTGTAAGGGCACTGGAAGGAGGAAAGGCATAGCATTTGCCTCTCGAGACGGGGGAGCGGAGTGATGGGAAAAATGGGGTGCAcggcgttgttgtttttttgttgtcattattgcaaaaacaaaaaaaacaaaaaaaatattggaaaatcgGAACTCTTTAGTTTTGATTTCAACATTGCTTTTAGTATGACATCAACACCAGGCTTGGCAGGAGGGGCCGCGAAGAGACCGGGACCTTCATAGCAGCGCACACCTGCGGCCCTTCTTCGGTTCCGGGGGCTCCAGGGCGGCCAATATTGCTTCGTCAAATACATTCTTTAGACCTTTCTGAAAAAGGGGCAGAGAGAACAGGGGAGGTCTCATTGTCTGGGTTATTCAAagcataatttaaataattttatttaaaaataattaaattaaattaaattaaaagaaaagaaaccagcaGAGACAAAATTAAAAGCCGAGTTCGTGAGGAAAACGGGGAGAGGGGGGAGTCGATTGTTGTGAAGCAATATTCCTAGCCAGGGTGATCTATGGATTTAATGGCCTGGGATAACGGATCTGGCGTTATTGGGAAGCAGCAAAATGCGAAAGCGGTCCCTGAAGGcttaaaaaagccaaaaaaagtagGCCTTAGttaggaaaccccccccccaagtttggAAAtcttggagagaaagagagaaagaaagagagagagagagaaagagagcatgaAGGTGACACTCACCAATTAAACAGGGAGTGTATGTATGGAGGAATAAAAGCAAGTGTGCCTGAAGTCACACTTCACATTTGAGAAGCAATGTGCGTTTATACATCCCGGGGtttgaaaaagaaaggaggaaagtttTGAGGAGTTCCAGGGAAAAGTCTCAACCAGGTTAGATCAGAAGCAAGCcagaaatggggggaggggggctccaGCGCCCTGGTCACATCGGTTACTGAAGCAGTGAAGGAGGATTCATAGAAATAGTAGGGTGGTAATCAAATCTGGTCCAGCatatgagaaaataaaaacaaggttGGAGCGCTAAGATGTTAAAAACTGAAGCAAATGAAAGCAAACCGGAATAATGCTTCATCAGACAATGTATACAAACAGctcgtttttttttaatttttgaaatgttCAGGGTACTACAATTGGAGATCCGTTTCCTTCCCTTTGGACAACAGaggtcaaaaaaaaaaggatatatttttttttccttcccccccgaAGAAAGCTTTTACATGTTTACAGTGCAAGCTTTAAGAAGGAATCAAAAGTGATTTTTATCATCAATGTCACCAGAAAACAGATGTCGGCCATCGGCAGAGGAGCCCAAGCCCCAAAACATCCACCCCCCACAGAACCCCGACAAACACTGCACGACACCACAAACAGCCAAAAGTATAGCAAAAACCCactgcacagagagagagaaagagagagagagagaaagagagagagagaaaccattTTAGTATTACTTGCAGGTCAGTATGTCAGATACAATCATCAtgcaaatacaattgagagagaaaagagaatcgcagaggaagaagggagggagggagggagggagaaagagaaataagatTGTACAGTCCTTTTCATTTAGATATAAAAATCCTACCAATTTCTCGTTCAATTATTCTAAGCAAAGCTACCACGGCATCTCTCGAGTGACCTACTCACGTAGCTATTAAAAGAGCCAGCAGCCCTAACGCACATTTTAACGGGTTCTATTTTCACGTTTCCCACAGCCGCGccccgatttatttatttttttaagaaagaaaaaaaagcagtttcTAATCCCTTCCCAACCCTCAAAAGCTAATACAGAGTTTGCTCTAAAGACACGGAGTAAAGAGAGACGGCTTCTTTCGTTCAGGATTTGTTTTATTGGTGGTGGCGGTTGGCGGTGTTGCTGTTTTTCAACCAACTTTCTACAgcgaggagagaggagaagcgacaagaaaaggaggaaagggaaaggaaaaaaaaaaaaaaaaaaggaaacagtttAGAATATACAGCATTTCCGCTTGGGTTGAGTTTCCGGGGGTTCGAGAGCAGCTAGGATAGCCTCATCAAATACATTCTTCAGACCTCTCTATAAAGACAgatggggaagagaaaaagatagCAGCCTGGTTAGAGGgttagagacacacacacacacacacagagagagagatacacacacacacaagcagatACAAAAAGAGCATTCAGGAAACAAAGGTGTCCGGTGAAAGCAGATTTACTTTTGGCACAAAGTAGATCtttgaaggaggaaaggagaggcagGCGGAGCAAAGGGTTCGCGGGCGTTCTACCTGAACACCAGTTTTCAGAGAGATTAAGTCTTTTACTTAAGGAGTGgctgtgcggtggcctagagacaCAgtcctcgcctcacaatcaggaggcttgtgagttcgatcctaaggagaggcaggtatttctctctccctccctgggcacaatgagaaataTATCTGCtggacaaaacaaaactctgcatcggagacaagaagggcatccggccattcaaCACTCTGCTAGgtccgttcagttgcccagactccactctgcaagggattatggggtcgttaaaagatgatgatgataaggtCTTTACTGAAATGTGACATCGCACAttcacggggagggggggggaggggggggagaaaacaaCCTGAGTTTTTGTGTGTAGGAGGCGGCTCCGAATATCCAGGCCCGTTCGACTCACAAACACTTATGATATGATGAGCATTGCTTTACAAACCACATCATGGTTACAACCGGCCAGCTCTCTGTGCCCTTGGTAGAAACTAACCAGGTTTTTTACTACAATGCGTGGAAAAGGAAAGCAGTTAACCAACATTTGCTACTCGGATTGGTTAGCAAAATCCTCTGGAGAGGATGAAGCCGACCATCAAAGGGTGGCCGTTTCCAATTCTTCGCTTACTCCTCTCAGCCAACTCCCACCCCTCCAGAGTTAGTTTCTAGCGAGATGGGAGGCTACACAAATACGACGGATGAATAAATAATCTGCCCCTCTGGTTTTAATATTTCAGCCTGCCACAGGCAGAGTAAAATTAGAGAAAGGCATCAACTTTCCAGCAGCTGCTCCCATACAACTGGACGTGAAGTTGCTACCAAGAAACCCGTTAATGCTTCCAAcaggaaacgggggggggggggaggaggagggaaaactACGGCAGCTTGGGCAGTTCCAGCAGGAGAAATTTAACCTGTGGGATTCTCGGTCAACTCCAAGCGATAAGGCAGACAGGGtgtgaaaaaaattgcaaataaaacaCACTCCATCTGTCTGCAATAGTCCCATCAGCACGCAAAGTCCTGATCTGCAGCAACAGATTGTTTTCTAAGAAAAGAAACCACCGCCACCACCGTAGCCAACTGGAACGCTTGGCACAAAACTGATCCTGTCTTAAATCCACTGTGAGATATGAAATTATCTATCTGCACAAGCTGAGGATTTTCTATGAACTGTATGATTCACAAAAGCTCTTCCCTTCTCTAGTGCGAGGATCTCCACAAAAAACTTCTGTATATGGTTCAGGTGTGCCTGTGTTTATGAAATGCTAGTTgtgtaagaaaaatatatatatatatgaaaatttgtgtgtgtgtgtgtgtgtgtgtgtgtgtgtgtgtgtgtgtgtgtataaatttactgacaaagaaataaagggagactagtatagatctatttcaagctatttagctctcatcagctagccatacccttactcggattcgaacctgggcttgcttatatattaggcagatgtattaacctctaagccacaggttctcctcactTTGTCAGTTGTAccagggagtgtgtgtgtgtgtgtgtgtgtgtgtgtgtgtgtgtgtgtatatctccatcctgtttccctgaaaataagacccaaccggaaaataagccctagcatgatttttcaaaatgcttgtaatataagccctacaccccaaaataagccccagttaagattgtcagccaggaggatgcatttagtaccgtatttccctgaaaataagccctaaccagaaaataagccctaaagtatcttttggagcaaaaagtaatataagatctggtcttattttcagagaaagagagagagagagattagaagcAATTGGTTCTAAATTGTTTATAATCAACACTGTGCTATATTTTAAAATCGGCATCTCAACCTTAGAAATCTTTATAGTTTCAGAATAAATTGAGCGCTACAGACTAGAAGTGTTTTTCCTATagcatgttttatatatataaaaatctgaACAGCCTCATTGGTGTTACACATAATTAGTTCTAAACATGTCCCACTTCATacccatttgtttattttaatctGCCTTTTTATGCAGAAGCATTATACAGATTAAGaatagtatttaattttttttttttagtgattttataaGAAAACAAGCAGGGACATTTGAATGGCCTCAGAATGTATTCTTGGCTGTCCGCAGCCACAACACTTGGAATGAAGGCAGATTAGACAAttgaaagtttattttaaaatgaggCTGAATTACTTCTTGCATCAAACATGCCTCGGTTTCTTTTTACTTCTGTTTGGTGTTatgttcttcttttttatttcctcttatgTTCATTAAAGCAATAAcaactcttttaaaaaagctaaccGCATTTGCTGAGGCTTTCCTGCCAAGGCAAGGGCAAGAATTAAATTTCTCTGTAGGAAGCTCGATTTCTGTTGTTTATTTTTGCACTCCAAAACACCAACCATGCCCTCAAAAATATTGCTTAAGTAGGGGAGAAACGTTCTTTAGCTCCATCCCACTTGCAAAAAAAATACTTCCAAAGCTTTCCCTCCCTGACACTTTAATCTGGTTCAGTTAAGATTTCAGTTATGggtagtcatcgacttacaacagttcatttagtgaccgttcaaagtaatgatggcactgaaaaagtgatttagggctgtttttcacacttatgactgttatgacattcccaaggtcatgcgatcaaaattcagctgcttggcaactgatatttatgatggttgcagtgtcccagggtcacgcgacccctttctgacaagcacagtcaatggggttcacttaacgaccatgtgactaacttaataactgcagtgattcacttaagaacggtgacaagaaaagttcgttaaatggggcaaaattcacctaaccGCAGAAGTTTGGAGCTGaattgaggtcgtaagtcgaggactacctgtaattgaggtcgtaagtcgagaactacccacCCTCTTGACGCTGGGCGAGAACTCCAAGGGCTGTCATTCAAAACTGTGTATTAATACCCTCCTTTGGCTCTTTCGTAAGTCCCGGGAGGTGCTCAATTTCTGACAACGTCTCGCGATTGTGATGCTGCGTTTTTGTAAAAGAGACGCGCTTCGAAGCTCAGGGTGATTTAGCCCCTTCCGCCAAAACCATCAAATTCATTTGCCACACAATGCTATGACCATCCCTGACCCTTTCGTCTCTGGGCCTGCACAAGGAGGGCCCCATTATCGGGCAACAAACCATTAAAGTTTCCTTTCTATCTGCATCCACAGACCGCAAAAATCGTAACATctgagttaaaaaaagaaaaacttttcagGGTGAGCCTGACATAGATTCTGAGTCGCCCAACAAGCCTAACATGCTTGTTTCGACCGGCaccggctcctcctcctcctgccttttGCAATTATCCGATTTATCATACAAAGGATATTGAGACACCGGCTCCGCTTGCAATTAAGGGTTTTAAATCAATGGGGAATTAAATACGAAGGGTTGGGATTTGCCTGTTGGAGAGCAGTGATGGATAGTTAATGGTGACGCCGTCTTCATTTGTTTTACGCCATTCAATTCGCTGGTTTTTTAACACCTCGTGCAAAACCGTTCCAAGAGATTCGCGGGGTTTTCCGTTCCCTATGTTGAGAATTTCTGACGGCAGCTACAGACCGAACCTAAGAGGAACTTACCTGCCGGAACCTCCGTCACTCTCTgaagattcccccctccccttccgctAACAACAGCCTGCGCACATCGATTTAAACGTGGGGGGGAGGGCACTTACTTGTGTGAGCGCAGAGCATTCCACGTATTTGACGGCTTTCAAGTCCCGTGCCAGTTTCTCGGCAGCCTCGGGAGTGATGGGCTTCTGCTTATTCTTGGCGAGCTTCTCAATCGTCGAGGGGTCGTCTCGGAGGTCAATCTGGGTCCCGACGAGCAGAAAGGGAGTCTTCGGACAATGGTGAGTGATTTCGGGGACCCACTGGAGAGAGAAAAACGTGACCAGCAGTCAGGTTaaagaatcaaatcaaatcaccgCACGAACCAACAGTGGGCTGTTACTGTGAGGGTTGAAAGCCACCGACAGTAGAGAATATTTGAAGCTCGGGATTGTTCTCTAAGCGTGATTCTTTTCTAGTTTAATATCACAAGCCCCCGGTAGAGCGGTGGTTAGGATGCAGGGATGGCAGGCCGACTCTGCCCGCAGCCATGAGTTCGATCTggatcggctcaaggttggctcagatttttgcttttataacaggacttccatccttccaaggttgataagaTGAAGACCCAGATCACTGGGGGCAACAATGCTTAGaaaaggctgtaaagcattgtgaagtagtatataagtctaagggctattgctattctgtagtctattcttctttattctgttattctattctactctattccttattctcttctgacatgatggcacagtggttagaatgcaggattgcaggctaacccttcccactgccagcagttcgatcctgactggctcaaggtcgaggtaaaaaatgaggacctagattgttgccgGGCGATATGTTGAGTCTGTaaaacgcttagagagggctgtaaaagcactatgaagcggtgtaTCAGTCTAAGGGATGTTGCTGTTGCTATTAGTCTGTTGATatgacctaccgtatttttccgagtataagacgcaccttagtttttggtgaggaaaataagaaaaaagctgaaaaaggcagatggattggcctcctggaatacccccagtcagctgttcccagagatgaattttagcaacaggttccttggttgtgagctctgtgccttgcttttttttttttgcttttttttctgcctctgaaacttctgaaactctgtttcagaaaaaacttttttttctgcccgaaagcctctgaaacagagcttcagaacaaAAAGCCCCTGAAAccctatttgggggctttttttctgaagctccgtttgggggcttttttcctgaagcttcgtttctgatgcttttttcgccctctgaaacctccattgagaagctgggcgaggctacattcggagtataagatgcacccagattttcaccctcttttttgggggggggggaaactgcgtcttatacaccgaaaaatacggtagtttggtTAATGAACCGTCTGCAAGAATGTCAGCCAAggctcagagcaccaaggactcctgggTTTAAAAGCATCTGCCATGGGTGCAGCCCGAACGCCCTCACCTTTTCCTTGACATTTTCAAACGAAGAGGGCGAGACCACCGAGAAGCAGACCAGAAACACGTCTGTCTGTGGGTAGCTGAGGGGCCGTAATCGGTCATAATCTTCCtgccctggggaaaaaaaataaaagagacttGACATTAGAAACCTGGTCTTGGGATGGAGGAAAGGGCGCAAGAACATTTCACACAGGTATactggttgtcctcaacttacgaccacaattgagccctgcTAAGGGAGAAgcgtgttgagttttgccccgttttatgaccttcccggccacagttgttaagttagtcacacagccattaagtgaatctggcttccctttttGACTTGGCTCTCCGGAagatcataaaaggggatcacgtgacctccccGGGACaacgcgactgtcataaatatgagtcagtggccaagcggcCAAATGCAAACCACGtagccatgggggatgctgcgacAAGTCGTAAAATGGTGCCAaagttttttttcaatgccgttgtaacggtcactaagcgaactgctgtaaagtcaaggaccatctgtcaGTGGCTTTAGGATTTTAACTCTGATATATCAGAATGAGAAAGGAATGTTCCAGCAAAACcgccctttttttctttcaggcGACTCAAACTTTAAGCTGTGCGCATTCGAAAGGGACGCTTTTCCATCTGTGACTCAGAAGCCCAAAGGATTAACGTGTAAATTAGAGGAATGTCGTTCCCAGAATAAAATTCAGTTGCACTTTCGGATTGTTGCATGTAACAGGAAGAACGGCACACAATAGCTACCTGTGAGGAGTAAATCCAAGGCCAGACACAAATAACTGTAATTCTCCACTTTCTGTGGAAAGACCGAGGCCACGCTTGGTGAAATAAATGTAATATTGCAGATCGCTAAGCAGTTCCGCTTCTGAGGAAGCTGTACCTAAAAAATTTCCTTTCCCTCTGAGATATGCAAAGCAGGAAATGACAGCTGTGGTTCATCCCGTGTGTCATTTCCCAAACCAAGAAATTCTGGTCGATTCACTCAAGTGCACTGACAGAATacaagggctggaagggactttaaaGAACTATACCCACCAAGGAACGTTTTATTCCTTCCCTCTGCTAGAGAGGCTTCCAAAGCAGCTTACAAATTAAGCAACAAAACAGTCCCGCGGAaggaaaaagtgggtggaaagggACCACAAAACTAACTAGCATTCTTTGCATTGCATTGGTTTCGGCAGATGTAATATTGCTCTGGTTTTTGGCATACTTATATGCTGAAGTTTCATCAACAGTCGGTGAAGTTGTGCTATGGCAACTGTAAACCCCTCTTCACTTTCTTCCTCAGATTTAAAAAGCAGTTACCTGCAGTGTCAAACAGGCCTAAGGTGTATGGCTCCCCGCCAATCATCACTGTTACAGCATAGTTATCGAACACCTGCAGAGTTAAAAAGACAAGAAACAGCTTTCAGCATCTATCGTTCATCTTCCAAATATAAAGCATACCTGGACTTAAATCAACTATTTACATAGAAATACGAAACTTTAAGAAACCAGCCGAACAAGTCCagccatcagtagtgggtttcagtaACAGTCTAATCCAGTTGCCCTACTCAGAACCATGATTTTTAACCGAACAATGAAGTCTGCACGTAATTACAATGTTTTAAGTTTCCTGCCTACAAATCAAAGGCTTCTCTTTTTTAAGAGAAACCAGCAGGGTGAAACTCGAACCTAagcaggcattttaaaatgcaacgTTGTTATAAATATCTTGATTTAAATAATCTTCCAAACAGTGAAATATACTTGAATATGCTGGCTTAAAAACCAGGAAACCGAATGCTAGGTTttccttaggcctgaaagccagtCACTCACTTAGGGAGAtgctaagtggctcagtggctaagacactgagcttgtcaatcacaaAAGTCGGCatttcggcggttcgaatccctaatataggtctcctgcgtgagcagggggttggactagatgacctccaactcTTTTACAGTTACTCACtttgcccaacccacttcacaaagTGGTGGTTGTGGAGAAAACTGGGAGGCAGGAGTGTAAGATATGTTCACTGCCATGAGTGGTGTGTAAAAAAGGCAGGAATAAAAACTGAATTGAATCAGTATTATGAAACTAAGAAGATGGACATGTACTAAGGTCAGTATTCGCATATGGACACCAGCTAGCATTAtttgggagaggggggaggattTTGTGGTGCATTTAGAAACAATTACAAAATGGTAAAAGCACAACATAGGATGCACCATTGCCTATAAACACACCTTTTTCACTGTTGTTCAACCCAGGGAAAGGTACATTAATGCTGGTCAAACATACTGCAAACAGTTATTAATTTACCTTTGTTTGTGTAAAGGAGTTCAGGATTTACATATGATCTTGAAGGGGCGCAGATTTGGAAAGGCACAAATGGCCccctatttatagaatagaatagatagaatagaattttttattggccaagtgtgattggacacacaaggaatttgtcttgatgcatatgctctcagcaaaGTTTAAATACTACCGCTAAGTATTTGAATCTGAACACCTTGCTCTTAGTTCAAGGcaaaacactttaaaagtttgttAAGCATGCCAAACCGAGCAAGGTAACCCTGTTGGAATCATTaagcctatttattcaagcgggactggcttaaattttaattggggttatttatattttaaggtttgttaaattgttttaaatttcggccaccctgtaatatgtttgttttaatcttgttttaatctgAACACCTTGCTCTTAGTTCAAGGcgaaacactttaaaagtttgttAAGCATGCCAAACGGAGCCAGGTAACCCCGTTGGAATCATTAAGCCACCtttggaaggcctgaaaatttaTTTAGCAAGATGTCCCCACTGAGagggtatttgtagctcagggctgaactgtggggtccttggtgcgctgatgatgttacctagtttggtaatgaagtgtctgcaagaagacaaccaagctaAGCAAGCACCAAGGGTACCCAAGCTGTCACCAGTTGCTTGCACAGGTATATGCTGAAGGCTGTTCCTCTGGCAGCCTCAATTAATCCGTTGTCTAGGTGTGCAAATGCAGACACCCAAGCCTTGAAACGGATGTGGCTCCTTTAATGCTCGCTCACCCGTGTTGCTAAGCGCCTCCTTCAAACGCTTCACCAGACCTGCTAGCCGTTGTTTCTACTAACCATCACTGGGACACCTCGGCTGCTCAGTGCAAAGGGTAAATTTATGGGCTGATCCTATGAAGTTCAGCCTAAAGTTTTCACTTCCTGTATTCGGGCTGACTTCTTGATCTCAGCATAAAGCAGTTCGACAGCGGGCATTTATTTTCTGAAAGCTTGGCAGATGGCACAAGCTTGAGTTATCACGCCGATGTATAATGTCCAAATGAGCAATTTTGAAAGCAAAAATTCCAAAAACCAGCCCTTAAAACTAAAACACATCACACTGTCACTTTTGAACACATGCACAGGTTTTATTTCATACATATAGGTCTATTTAGCCGCAATTCTCTGTTCTTTAACTTTGtacaagaaaagggggggggggaagcaccaCCTTTTACTCACCGTTGGTACATATTCAGAGGGAAATTTATTTGTCGTATAAGAAATTAGAAGACATGTTTTACCAACAGCGCCATCTCCCACAACCACACACTTAATTGTCTGCATAGTTCAAATTTGTTGCTATATCAGGTCCAAAATTaatctggaaaaataaaaacaggaagtCAGGTAATTATGTGAAGGGCAGAAAACGTGTTATCATTGTTACTGCACTTTCTGTATAGGCCTCTCAAGAAATTCAGCTACAGTAAATAGAAACCCCAAAAAGCAAATCAAAGAGAAGGggaaattaaaaccaattttccCCAAATAATCTAGCTGATTATAGGATTCTGAATTATACTTTAGTTCCAGTAAATCCCACCAAAAAATTTGCTGTTCTCAAGGGATCCTGGGTGGTAGAAACATTGGTGAAAAGGCTCTAGTCTAAATCATGGCTAAGAAGCCGAAAGCCTTTTCTTCCCCAGAGAGAAAATGCCAGCATTTGTATAACACATCCTGTACAGGTTTTTCTATAAAGCAGGAATCTGAAACAAGAGGTTGTGTCGTGCAACGTAAGGCCTTACATTAACATTACACGTCACGGAGTACAACGTAAAACTTTTATTATTCATACTGGCACAAGAACATCATGCCACAAGAACTTTCCTTCCTGTTTTGCAAGTAGGCACTCGGAGGTAACCATCTGCATCCCAGCTTATATGAATCCTTTGTGCATCAATCACACCAAAGAACGTGCTTTTTCAAGGTTCTGAAATCTACCCACACCAAAATCCTTGGGCAATTTTTAATTCTGCTACAAGTCATTCCAGTTCTTTGGGGTGGTGGTGAAAACCAAGCGGAGTTTTCTTATTCTTCTGATGAAATCTTCAACATTCATTCACGTGCATGGTCCTGTTCCCTCAACAGCAACCTTTCTAGGAAACCCAGTTCTTAGAAGTTGGCTGGTTCATCGTCTAAATGTAGAGGTGAATTATTCTGAAAAGCAGAGATTTATACCAAGTAATGGCAATATTGAACGGCCCCTCCTATTAGTGGGAGTATTCCTCAGTATCACTGAACTTTGCTTTCCTTTCCTGTTTCTCTCAACATCAATGGGCCAGCCACCAAGGAAGCAGAGCTGCAACAGTACTGGGGACTGTTGAGTAAGGTTTTAGGGAACTGGAGTAAATAATAACCATAATAAAAGCTTGTTAAGACTTATTAGAGTCTCATCAAGACACATCTCCAGAGAATATATAATTGTTTTCTTCTGCAGAAAGCCTGTTATGCAGCCACAGTAAACCTGGTCTGTGTGTTCGTACACAAACTTTACTCTCCACTGAGGTACATCTATTTTATGTACTTCTAATTATTTTTTCACTCACATTTGTCATATTTCACTTAAAAtggaaagtgttttttttccaagagtcTAAACAAAAATGAGTGACTTATACTGCACCACACCAAGAACAAATATCTGAATCTCCACCCTGGTTAGAAAAAACTAaaatgagtattttttttaaatttaaccagtcatagaaaatgaagaagctaaagtgctctaagtctttagaattcaaacagacaacccacctgccacataacaccccagatgTAACAACTATCGGTaagaaagaaagaccaaaaaaatatataaaaatat
Above is a genomic segment from Ahaetulla prasina isolate Xishuangbanna chromosome 18, ASM2864084v1, whole genome shotgun sequence containing:
- the CDC42 gene encoding cell division control protein 42 homolog isoform X1, with protein sequence MQTIKCVVVGDGAVGKTCLLISYTTNKFPSEYVPTVFDNYAVTVMIGGEPYTLGLFDTAGQEDYDRLRPLSYPQTDVFLVCFSVVSPSSFENVKEKWVPEITHHCPKTPFLLVGTQIDLRDDPSTIEKLAKNKQKPITPEAAEKLARDLKAVKYVECSALTQKGLKNVFDEAILAALEPPEPKKGRRCALL
- the CDC42 gene encoding cell division control protein 42 homolog isoform X3, yielding MQTIKCVVVGDGAVGKTCLLISYTTNKFPSEYVPTVFDNYAVTVMIGGEPYTLGLFDTAGQEDYDRLRPLSYPQTDVFLVCFSVVSPSSFENVKEKWVPEITHHCPKTPFLLVGTQIDLRDDPSTIEKLAKNKQKPITPEAAEKLARDLKAVKYVECSALTQKVG
- the CDC42 gene encoding cell division control protein 42 homolog isoform X2 produces the protein MQTIKCVVVGDGAVGKTCLLISYTTNKFPSEYVPTVFDNYAVTVMIGGEPYTLGLFDTAGQEDYDRLRPLSYPQTDVFLVCFSVVSPSSFENVKEKWVPEITHHCPKTPFLLVGTQIDLRDDPSTIEKLAKNKQKPITPEAAEKLARDLKAVKYVECSALTQRGLKNVFDEAILAALEPPETQPKRKCCIF